A DNA window from Candidatus Vicinibacter affinis contains the following coding sequences:
- a CDS encoding 2-oxoglutarate dehydrogenase E1 component yields MKDYSFLANAHPAFLENLYLTWKSDPNSVEADWAQFFKGFELGRQENGISTSTSNGYEIGKELAIISLIHGFRNRGHLLSDTNPIRTRRDRKAHLSLQDYGLTDADLNHRSQAGQEVGMANAPLQDILERLKSIYCGKIGFEIAHIEDRERRMWLQNKLESFKVPVADYGLSLEQKKRILERLNGSVIFEKFLHTKYVGQKRFSLEGGECTIPALDTLINNGADLGVEEVVIGMAHRGRLNVLANIMGKTYDQIFSEFEGTAVPDLSFGSGDVKYHLGLSSQIQSPSGKLVQLKLAPNPSHLESVDPVVEGLSRAKADLLYQSDYDKILPILIHGDAAVAGQGIVYETLQMSQLEGFYTGGTIHFVINNQIGFTTDFDDARSSTYSTSVASLVQAPVFHVNGDDPEAVVYVSELAIAYRQEFNADVFIDMVCYRRHGHNEGDDPKFTQPAMYEIIQNHPNVRDLYISILSSRGEVEKKLAEEMERNFWNLLQERLDQVKQNPLPYSYQEPEMAWRALRKRVTASDFERNPITGISVEKFNFLLDKLLSTPDNFKVLPKVNRLIASWKKMTDQNQFDWATAELMAYASLLDEGKNVRLSGQDVKRGTFSHRHAVLFDEENNTEYNRLSSISDQQGKFFIYNSLLSEFAVLGFEYGYSLATPNHLVIWEAQFGDFANGAQVIFDQYIATAEVKWNRMSGLVLLLPHGYDGQGPEHSSGRLERYLQAAAELNIIVANVSTPANYFHLLRRQLNFDFRKPLIVMSPKSLFRHPKCISGQDEFLDNSCFKELIIPELKNRKVVRKLLLCSGQVFYDLNAYQLNNNIEDVVIVRIEQLYPFPEQQLKNLLNDFPKASCTWVQEEPANMGAANHIRTHWNFGHLNYVSRPASASTAVGYKKVHDAQLIELVEKAFN; encoded by the coding sequence ATGAAAGACTATTCGTTTTTGGCCAATGCGCATCCGGCATTTCTTGAAAATTTATATCTGACCTGGAAATCAGACCCAAATTCTGTAGAAGCCGATTGGGCTCAGTTTTTTAAAGGATTTGAATTAGGTCGACAGGAAAATGGCATTTCAACTTCTACTTCGAATGGATACGAAATTGGTAAAGAACTGGCCATTATTTCATTGATACATGGTTTTAGAAACCGAGGACATTTACTTTCAGATACCAACCCCATCAGAACTCGTAGGGATCGCAAGGCTCATCTGAGTCTTCAGGATTATGGATTGACCGATGCGGACTTGAACCATCGATCACAAGCAGGGCAAGAAGTGGGTATGGCAAATGCACCCTTGCAAGATATCCTTGAGCGCCTTAAAAGTATCTATTGTGGTAAAATAGGATTTGAGATTGCCCATATTGAAGACCGTGAAAGAAGAATGTGGCTTCAAAATAAGCTAGAGTCCTTTAAGGTTCCGGTTGCGGATTATGGCCTAAGTCTGGAGCAGAAGAAGCGGATATTGGAGCGTTTGAATGGTTCTGTTATATTTGAAAAATTCCTTCACACAAAATATGTAGGACAAAAAAGATTTTCACTGGAAGGTGGAGAGTGTACCATACCGGCTTTGGACACCTTGATTAATAACGGAGCAGACCTAGGAGTGGAGGAAGTGGTAATTGGAATGGCTCATCGGGGAAGGCTGAATGTACTTGCCAACATTATGGGCAAAACTTACGATCAGATCTTCAGCGAGTTTGAAGGAACAGCTGTGCCAGATCTCAGTTTTGGTTCCGGAGATGTGAAATATCATTTGGGCTTATCATCCCAAATCCAATCGCCCTCAGGTAAATTGGTTCAACTTAAATTGGCACCTAACCCTTCTCATCTTGAATCTGTGGATCCTGTGGTAGAAGGGCTTTCCCGTGCCAAGGCTGATCTTTTGTATCAATCAGATTATGATAAGATTTTACCCATTCTGATTCACGGAGATGCAGCAGTAGCAGGCCAGGGTATTGTTTATGAGACTTTGCAGATGTCTCAACTGGAAGGCTTTTATACAGGAGGAACGATACATTTTGTCATCAACAATCAAATAGGCTTTACCACTGATTTTGACGATGCAAGATCATCGACTTATTCTACCAGTGTGGCCAGTCTCGTGCAAGCTCCTGTTTTTCATGTGAATGGAGATGACCCTGAGGCGGTGGTATATGTTTCGGAGTTGGCAATCGCCTATCGTCAGGAATTCAACGCAGATGTTTTTATTGACATGGTCTGTTATCGTCGTCATGGGCACAATGAGGGGGATGATCCTAAATTTACCCAGCCAGCGATGTATGAAATCATACAAAACCATCCCAATGTCCGCGACCTGTACATTTCCATTTTAAGCAGCAGGGGAGAAGTGGAGAAAAAGCTTGCCGAAGAAATGGAAAGAAACTTTTGGAATCTGCTTCAGGAAAGGCTCGATCAGGTAAAGCAAAACCCTTTGCCCTATAGTTATCAGGAACCCGAAATGGCCTGGAGGGCCTTGCGTAAAAGGGTCACTGCAAGTGATTTTGAACGCAATCCAATCACCGGTATTTCAGTTGAAAAATTTAATTTTCTATTGGATAAATTGTTATCTACTCCGGATAATTTCAAAGTGTTGCCAAAAGTAAACCGCTTGATTGCATCCTGGAAAAAAATGACCGACCAAAATCAGTTTGACTGGGCTACTGCAGAACTTATGGCCTATGCAAGTTTATTAGATGAAGGGAAGAATGTAAGGTTAAGTGGCCAGGATGTAAAGCGTGGTACCTTTTCACACCGTCACGCGGTATTGTTTGATGAAGAGAACAACACAGAATACAACAGACTTTCTTCAATTTCGGATCAACAAGGAAAGTTTTTTATTTATAATTCGCTTTTGTCTGAATTTGCAGTGCTTGGTTTTGAATATGGATATTCTTTGGCTACACCAAATCATCTCGTAATTTGGGAAGCGCAGTTTGGAGACTTTGCCAATGGTGCCCAGGTGATTTTTGACCAGTACATTGCTACTGCAGAAGTAAAGTGGAACAGGATGAGTGGGTTGGTTCTCTTGTTACCGCATGGATATGATGGTCAGGGGCCGGAGCATAGCTCAGGTAGATTAGAAAGATATCTTCAAGCTGCCGCCGAGCTTAACATCATTGTGGCCAATGTTTCCACACCGGCCAACTATTTTCATTTGTTGCGAAGACAATTGAATTTTGATTTCAGAAAACCATTAATTGTGATGTCACCCAAATCTTTGTTCAGACATCCAAAATGTATTTCCGGTCAGGACGAATTCCTGGATAACAGCTGTTTTAAGGAATTGATTATCCCTGAGTTAAAAAACAGAAAAGTAGTGAGAAAATTATTGCTTTGTTCGGGACAAGTTTTTTATGATCTTAATGCTTATCAACTCAATAATAATATTGAAGATGTAGTGATCGTTCGCATAGAACAACTTTATCCTTTCCCTGAGCAACAACTAAAGAATTTACTAAATGATTTTCCTAAAGCTTCATGTACCTGGGTACAGGAAGAACCTGCCAACATGGGTGCAGCAAATCACATCAGGACTCATTGGAATTTTGGTCACCTCAATTATGTATCCCGCCCAGCCAGTGCATCCACAGCTGTAGGATATAAAAAAGTACACGACGCCCAGCTCATCGAACTGGTTGAAAAAGCATTTAATTAA
- a CDS encoding tail fiber domain-containing protein — MKIKLWSVFQLVFRTFILILFVFSSGWTQVPYGLNFQTIVRDKDGKPIIQRNINIQFSILKNSTTGEVVYSEEHRTSVNEFGLANVLIGYGFPLLGRFNQINWADGGFFLKTEIDPNGGSNYELSSISPFLSVPYALYAEKTKLDAGPGIMVEGNRISAEDSSSMNEIQILSLNNNQLNLSKGGGSVTLSTTADNWGAQVVVTNTTLTGDGTISKPLGLSDNSVSSSKILNGSILLEDLASGVIPNYSAGNGIQLNNQIITNTGDLSNTNELQTLNFNTSTQELSISNGNTIRFPVTSASRIHDADGNTQVQLEKNPNEDIIRFDVKGIEKLSIHENPFGSTMLEIEGNNSNLFLGKDAGGQNTPKSNATEGSFNTFIGQLSGVNNTIGTHNTGLGTYAMWYNVNGKHNTSIGFESSFFNENGNFNVAVGRSALHNNRSGSSNVAIGAHALEIGDKIGSNVAIGPAAMFYNNRSNIVAIGDSSLFNNGSGSLNENQGIENVGVGSKTLYTNTVGSGNSAFGTLALYSNINGNNNVASGAGSLFSNTSGHSNSALGYHTLFANETGYTNVAIGTNSLSANFDGFGNTAIGSTSMFGNINGNVNTAVGLGALFSNESGSYNTAVGSNSLSENYTGINNTSVGAESMKNNYQGVFNTALGTYALYENKNGYNNTAVGNSAGSVGALNESCTYIGHNSTNNGSINLSKSTAIGADSRVNASNQIRIGDATTVSIGGYKSWTNISDGRFKKDVVENVIGLDFILKLRPVSYVLDIDQLETVQGIKSENRKSFLRNQNSTAANSFNPVRQTGFIAQEVQKASDACGFQFSGVDRPQNENDFYGLRYAEFVVPLVKSVQEQQQIINAQKLEIEQLKSKLNQLENLELRLSQLEKLNK; from the coding sequence ATGAAAATAAAATTATGGAGTGTTTTTCAACTTGTGTTCAGGACGTTCATTCTGATTCTTTTTGTTTTTTCATCCGGATGGACTCAGGTTCCGTATGGATTAAATTTTCAGACTATAGTAAGGGATAAAGATGGAAAACCCATTATCCAAAGAAATATTAATATTCAATTTTCTATTTTGAAAAATTCAACTACGGGTGAAGTTGTTTATTCAGAAGAGCATCGAACCAGTGTAAATGAATTTGGCTTAGCTAATGTTTTGATTGGTTATGGCTTTCCTTTACTAGGGCGGTTCAATCAAATTAATTGGGCGGATGGAGGTTTCTTTTTAAAAACTGAAATTGACCCGAATGGTGGTTCCAATTATGAATTGTCCAGTATAAGTCCTTTCCTGAGTGTGCCGTATGCTCTTTATGCAGAAAAAACAAAGCTGGATGCCGGACCTGGGATAATGGTAGAAGGTAATCGGATTTCAGCAGAAGATAGTTCCTCCATGAATGAAATCCAAATATTAAGCCTGAACAATAACCAATTGAATTTGTCGAAAGGTGGAGGATCAGTTACACTCTCAACAACAGCAGATAACTGGGGGGCACAAGTGGTGGTGACGAATACTACATTGACGGGAGATGGCACCATCTCCAAACCATTGGGTCTGAGTGACAATTCTGTCAGCTCCTCAAAAATATTAAATGGTTCTATTTTGTTGGAGGATTTGGCTTCCGGTGTTATTCCAAATTATTCAGCGGGCAATGGTATTCAACTAAATAATCAAATCATTACCAATACAGGTGATTTGAGTAATACCAATGAATTACAAACGCTTAATTTTAATACCTCAACCCAGGAGTTGAGCATCAGCAATGGAAACACCATAAGGTTTCCAGTGACAAGTGCAAGCAGAATTCACGATGCGGATGGAAATACTCAGGTGCAATTAGAGAAAAATCCCAATGAGGATATCATAAGATTTGATGTTAAGGGAATAGAGAAACTTAGCATTCATGAAAATCCTTTTGGTTCTACTATGTTGGAGATTGAAGGGAATAACAGCAATTTATTTTTAGGAAAGGACGCAGGTGGACAAAATACTCCAAAATCAAATGCTACAGAAGGATCTTTCAATACTTTTATTGGTCAACTCAGCGGTGTGAATAATACTATTGGAACACACAATACAGGATTGGGTACTTATGCAATGTGGTATAATGTCAATGGTAAACACAATACTTCAATAGGCTTTGAGTCAAGTTTTTTTAACGAAAATGGGAACTTTAATGTGGCTGTGGGAAGAAGTGCTTTGCATAACAACCGATCCGGGTCGAGTAACGTTGCCATCGGTGCTCATGCTTTGGAAATTGGTGATAAGATTGGAAGCAATGTCGCCATTGGTCCTGCAGCGATGTTTTACAACAACAGGAGTAATATTGTAGCAATAGGCGATTCATCTTTGTTTAATAACGGAAGTGGGTCACTTAATGAAAATCAGGGGATTGAAAATGTCGGAGTCGGATCCAAAACTTTATATACTAATACAGTTGGATCAGGCAATTCTGCATTTGGTACTTTGGCCTTGTATTCCAATATAAACGGCAACAACAATGTTGCAAGTGGAGCGGGTTCACTTTTTTCCAATACATCCGGTCATTCCAATTCTGCATTAGGTTATCATACCTTATTTGCAAATGAAACAGGGTATACTAATGTAGCCATTGGTACAAATTCTTTAAGTGCAAACTTTGATGGATTTGGGAATACTGCAATTGGATCCACCAGCATGTTTGGCAATATAAATGGAAACGTAAACACTGCGGTGGGATTAGGTGCATTATTTTCCAATGAATCCGGTTCGTACAATACTGCAGTGGGAAGCAATTCGCTTTCGGAAAATTATACCGGAATCAACAATACTTCAGTTGGAGCAGAATCAATGAAAAATAATTATCAAGGAGTGTTCAATACCGCATTGGGTACATATGCATTGTATGAGAATAAAAATGGGTATAACAACACAGCCGTCGGAAATTCAGCCGGGTCAGTAGGTGCATTAAATGAATCCTGCACCTATATAGGCCATAATTCAACCAACAATGGAAGTATTAATCTATCTAAAAGTACAGCCATTGGAGCAGATTCCAGAGTAAATGCAAGTAACCAGATACGTATAGGAGACGCCACAACTGTTTCCATAGGTGGCTATAAATCCTGGACAAATATTTCTGATGGACGATTTAAAAAAGATGTGGTAGAAAATGTAATTGGTCTGGATTTTATTCTAAAATTAAGGCCAGTAAGTTATGTGTTGGATATCGATCAACTCGAGACGGTTCAAGGAATTAAATCAGAAAACAGAAAGAGTTTTCTACGCAATCAAAATTCTACTGCAGCAAATTCATTCAACCCAGTGCGGCAAACGGGATTCATTGCCCAGGAAGTGCAAAAGGCCTCAGATGCGTGTGGTTTTCAATTCAGTGGTGTTGACAGACCTCAAAATGAAAATGATTTTTACGGATTGCGTTACGCGGAATTCGTGGTGCCTTTGGTTAAGTCTGTACAAGAACAACAACAAATAATTAATGCCCAAAAACTAGAGATAGAACAATTAAAGAGTAAATTAAATCAATTGGAAAATTTGGAGTTAAGGTTAAGCCAATTGGAAAAATTAAACAAGTAA
- a CDS encoding T9SS type A sorting domain-containing protein encodes MKKQFLFVLFVFGSVFFCWSQQSIDAAGGGVKSANYSFYYSVGEIGTVTIGNKTVGFATGGVIQPEPLINTGTKGSSSEKSYLYPVPALSELYFYPAMPDGVRYDIYSMDGVLVFGGRLSNNKVRVHHLSAGAYFMFVYSKLADHKVKYNFIKG; translated from the coding sequence ATGAAAAAGCAATTTTTATTCGTTCTATTCGTGTTCGGGTCAGTTTTCTTTTGTTGGTCTCAGCAATCAATAGATGCGGCAGGAGGTGGTGTCAAGTCGGCGAATTATTCGTTCTACTACTCAGTTGGAGAAATTGGAACGGTTACTATTGGAAATAAGACTGTTGGTTTTGCCACAGGAGGGGTAATTCAGCCAGAACCCTTGATAAATACTGGGACTAAGGGGAGCTCGTCTGAAAAATCCTATCTATATCCGGTACCGGCACTGAGTGAGTTATACTTTTATCCTGCAATGCCTGATGGAGTAAGATACGATATATACTCCATGGATGGGGTTTTGGTTTTTGGAGGTAGATTGAGCAATAATAAGGTCAGGGTTCATCACTTATCCGCGGGTGCTTATTTTATGTTTGTTTATTCGAAACTGGCCGATCATAAAGTGAAGTACAATTTTATCAAAGGTTAA
- a CDS encoding MBL fold metallo-hydrolase: MIKSNLIIPSKFLKFLIISSLLVCLFFACHQKKDIYSPNKTNLPIKNPYLIILGTTQDAGSPQSGCKKDCCKNLYLHPDPTRKVVSLGLVDPLNEKKYLFEATPDFASQLWNLESLDKHSKTNVPDGIFISHAHIGHYTGLMYLGKESMNSKNVLVYAMPRMSQFLQRNGPWDQLIKQGNIMLQTMQNKENIELKKGLNIQPILVPHRDEYSETVGFTIYGPNKKALFIPDIDKWQKWETDIKKLIVQMDYVFIDGTFYDAAEINHRNIDEIPHPFIVETMKLFSGLSAMDKAKVHFIHFNHTNPVLNNNSKEAKQVLKNGYKIAQFNQIFEL; the protein is encoded by the coding sequence ATGATAAAATCTAACTTAATCATTCCATCCAAGTTTTTAAAATTTCTTATTATATCGAGTCTGTTGGTCTGTCTTTTTTTCGCTTGTCATCAAAAAAAAGATATCTATTCTCCTAACAAAACCAATTTACCCATAAAGAACCCATATTTGATAATATTGGGGACAACTCAGGATGCCGGTTCACCGCAATCAGGTTGCAAAAAGGATTGCTGTAAAAATTTATATCTACATCCAGATCCCACCAGAAAGGTGGTGAGTTTGGGTTTAGTTGATCCTCTAAATGAAAAAAAATATTTATTTGAGGCGACTCCTGATTTTGCGAGTCAGCTTTGGAATCTGGAAAGCCTTGATAAGCATTCCAAAACGAATGTTCCAGATGGTATTTTTATAAGTCATGCACACATCGGTCATTATACAGGATTGATGTATCTGGGAAAAGAATCCATGAATTCAAAAAATGTATTGGTGTATGCCATGCCTCGCATGTCGCAATTTCTTCAGCGAAATGGACCTTGGGATCAATTGATCAAACAAGGAAATATTATGCTTCAAACGATGCAGAACAAAGAAAATATTGAGCTCAAAAAAGGATTGAACATTCAACCAATTCTTGTTCCTCATCGGGATGAATACTCAGAAACTGTTGGATTTACAATCTACGGACCAAATAAAAAAGCATTATTCATTCCAGACATTGACAAATGGCAAAAATGGGAAACGGATATTAAGAAACTGATTGTGCAAATGGACTATGTCTTTATTGATGGAACATTTTATGATGCAGCTGAAATAAACCATAGAAATATTGATGAAATCCCCCATCCTTTTATCGTTGAAACCATGAAACTATTTTCCGGTCTGAGCGCCATGGATAAAGCAAAAGTACACTTCATTCATTTTAACCACACCAATCCCGTACTTAATAATAACAGCAAAGAAGCCAAACAAGTATTGAAGAACGGATATAAGATTGCACAGTTTAATCAAATATTTGAATTATAA
- a CDS encoding antibiotic biosynthesis monooxygenase, with translation MYSDPPNNWPKPYYAVIFTSKRTPADEGYGIMADKMEALASTQEGFLGIESARSEIGITVSYWNSLEAIKSWKNNADHMMAQRMGKKVWYEWYHLRISKVEREYFHYMDVPIDEINLQKG, from the coding sequence ATGTATTCAGATCCACCAAATAATTGGCCAAAACCCTATTATGCTGTCATTTTTACCTCTAAAAGAACACCTGCAGATGAAGGCTATGGAATCATGGCAGACAAAATGGAGGCACTCGCATCTACCCAGGAGGGTTTTCTGGGAATAGAAAGTGCGCGATCGGAAATTGGCATTACAGTTTCTTATTGGAACAGTCTTGAGGCCATCAAATCATGGAAAAATAATGCGGATCATATGATGGCCCAGCGCATGGGTAAAAAAGTATGGTATGAATGGTATCATCTTAGAATCAGTAAAGTTGAGAGAGAATACTTCCATTACATGGACGTTCCAATTGATGAAATAAATTTACAGAAAGGATAA
- a CDS encoding GNAT family N-acetyltransferase — MINFDFETEYILENNAVQLRPLKLIDIENLLPFAMHEADLWEYSLVSAAGEANLKNYISSALQSRSERKEYPFIIWDKRLNQFAGSTRFYDIQSFHETLQLGYTWYGKKFQGTGLNKHCKFLLLEFAFEQMNFKRVEFRADNDNLRSIAAMKSIGCTVEGVLRSNVVKSDGGRRDSIVLSILREEWLGNIKKMLGKKCE, encoded by the coding sequence ATGATAAATTTTGATTTTGAGACCGAATATATTCTAGAAAATAATGCTGTTCAATTAAGGCCGCTCAAGTTAATTGATATCGAAAATCTACTTCCATTCGCAATGCATGAGGCAGATCTTTGGGAATATTCCCTCGTCTCAGCTGCAGGTGAAGCTAATTTGAAAAATTATATTTCCTCTGCTCTCCAAAGCAGATCAGAAAGAAAAGAGTATCCTTTCATCATTTGGGATAAGCGCCTCAATCAATTTGCAGGGTCAACAAGATTCTATGACATCCAATCTTTTCATGAGACTTTGCAATTAGGCTACACCTGGTACGGAAAAAAATTCCAGGGAACCGGACTAAATAAGCATTGCAAATTTTTGTTATTGGAATTTGCCTTTGAGCAAATGAATTTTAAAAGAGTTGAATTTCGTGCAGACAATGATAATTTAAGAAGTATTGCTGCAATGAAATCCATTGGGTGTACCGTAGAAGGAGTCTTGCGATCCAATGTAGTTAAATCAGATGGCGGACGTAGGGACAGCATAGTACTCAGCATACTCAGAGAAGAATGGTTGGGGAATATTAAAAAAATGCTTGGCAAAAAATGTGAATGA